The genomic DNA TAAAGGCCCGATTTATAAAGCGCTGCACATAAGATCCGTCCAGCAGGTTCTACCATTTGCACAGGACTTGTAGAGACCCTTACTGCCTAGATGCCCATTTTGGCtgtttaataaaatgaataccCAATTGTCTTCATATTTTTCTCATCATATTTTGCCAGaaaagtgaaataaaacaaaattataaaTGCAAACAGAATTTTTAATGCAAAAATGAACATAAACAAATCAATTCAAATCATTAACAAAAGAAAACCACCAACAACAAAACTGAAATACtactaaatacaataaaacaaacttattaatatttaattttcaatataaaaaaaaatcaggggcgctcgggtggcgcagcagtctaaTGCGCCAGCCCACCACCATAACATCTCAATCTTGAATTTGAATGTCCAGACAGACACAAGTGGCTGCACTAGAACTGAGTTCAtagcgtggctctctgtgctTGGTACGGTTCTCTATGAGGCTCCACCACTGGTAGGTATTTAGATGGGGCAGGTTGGTGTGTGTAATAGTCTCAGCACATGACAACAGGAAAATTTAAACCAGTTACACTAGTGTGAGTTTaatatttacactttatttacAATAGAGACAACACTGTGTGATCACAGAGCTTTATATTCCACACATTTGGAAGGATCTGTAATGAAATGCTTCTGACAGATCGTCATTAATCTTTTCAGCCCCTGAAAAAGAGACACAGACGTTAACACGACTTCTCAAACATCGTCCACATCACCATACGGTTCTAACATCAGTCCAACATCACGTACTAACCTGGATGTACTTTCTCTGAGTCTCATCGTTGAGAACGTGGGCTACGTGTTTGGAGAAGATCTTTTCTCGACCGGTACGGGCGTGGATGCCCACCATGGTCACACCGATGGGCCACGGCGCATTCCCTATCGCCATCTGCAGGTACGCATCGTTGGCCTGGACACAGACAGAAGAGATGTGAAGTTTCTAACCATGCAGTCTCCTAGCAGCAGCAAGAATAGTCATATGACCTAAAGATGTTAAACATACTGCCATGAAAAGTGTTTGATTTTCATGATTTCCTGATTTCTTTCCTTacacaatcatttttaaatgattatgtCTTAATAACCACCTTTATTCCCCCCAACATAAATACCTGGTTGTGCCAACTTTAACTGCAATAAAAGGGAACGCTTTTGTTGACTGGAAATTAGACTTTTCCATCCCTGTAGAGCCTTGATTCATTTAGTGACCTCATTCATATAATCTTAAAAGTAGTAAAAGgcataaaactatttaaaaagaaGAGTTTTGTAATAGTCTCCTAGCaatgtttttaactttattattaCAAACTTTGGCAATATGATTATGAAACTCAAATATATGAAAGGCAGCCAGATTTTACAAAGCGGGTTCCTACCTATCCAAGTGCTGAAATTGTATTAgtacaaaataatacaatattcaGTAATAATAAGTTCAACCAGGCATATATTATTTCAAAGCACAGAAAGAGTTGGACTGAATGGGCTGGGTGACATAAAACCTCATTAAAACAGGCATTTGTAACCGATACGCATGATCAGCAGTAATTTGTCTATAAAACAGATGTCTATAAAGCAGTGATCAGGAATGACAAGGATACTGAAGGTTACTAAATACAAAAATGGACAGAACACCTATAGATTTTCCTTTAGGccaggtttttaaaaaaatgtatatttataatttagaTTTCAGTTTCTATTAGCTAAAGAAAACTGATTAAACCATTTAATGGGATTTAACAATTGAAATATGAATTTGATCAATGTTCTAATGAAATACACCTAAACAAAGATGTGCTGTATAGTTCACacaacagagacacagacaagtgacttctttcttttcttttggctgTTCCGTTATTTAgtggtcgccacagcagatcattctggtccacatacctgatttgCTACTGGATTTATCTGACTGATAAGTGCACCTCCCACTTGGCATGGCAAGGCTGTTTGGCCATTCCCCCccgacatagccaataatgtctgtgtaggtgctcGACCAGCTAATAGCACCGCTGATATTCAAACCCCGGGATCTGAGCGGTAGTggttagcgtattttaccactaagccacccaagtgcccctTCAATGTTCTTCATTCAAGACTTAAAACAAAGATGTGCAATAGAGCGTTTTCTACATTCCTCATCAGGTCATAAGGAACAAAGCTGTCGAacactttcccaggaccaccacatttCTCTACCGGTTCTTGGCCCTGCTTTTACATCGGGTGCACACAAGATTTTGCTCAGTGCAAGCTTCTGCTTTGCTACTCTCCCATGAAGCATGTACTTGCTCTGTCTCCTTTTGATTGTGGAGTCAGAGACACTGACCGCAGCCGAGACGACAGAAGCCTGTAATTCTCTGGATGTTGTTTTAGGATGTTTTGGGACTTCCTGATGGATTTTTTGGCAAGGCGGCCACTTCTGGAAAGATTCACTGCTGTTCGGAGGATTCTCTGTTGGTGGATTTAACTGTGGTATCTAAGAGTTACAgaataaataaacttgaaacCCCTTTTACACAACTGTTTTCTGACTGAATGTTCTTTGATCATGCCGTAACGCGCTTGCTGGGTCTGGGTTTGGCTTTGACTCAGGTTTTTAGGGTAAATAACATAAGGTTTATATTAAGTCGGGTGAACTCTCAGCTGATTAAAGAAACACAGACTTGATTAGTCATGAATAGCATAATGAGATGAGCTTGGTGtggtttattctatttttactgCACTTGCAGCCCATTAAATATCTAGACCATGCTTCATTGTACTGTCCTATTAAATATAAGTGGGTGTGTCAGGGATTTTAAACAAGCTAAGTGTTTATAGTGAAAgcttattttaaaagtttagaAAGTCAAATACCCATTTGGAAAACCAAATCAGGTCCTACATGTACATcaagttgtttgtttttacaacGCTATGTTTTCATATTTGTGATATTTACGGCAGGAATCTGTGTTTATGCTAGATTTATTGGTAttgtattaaatatatacatatatagattagatagatagtcTTATATTATTGAGGAATTTGATGATTATTTCTGTATGACCTTTGGTGATAAAACAGaaatttcttttaatgtattgggcattttgtagttttttcctctttctctGTTGAACGTTGGGTATTCATTCAGGATACAGTATGTTTTATGGTGATTGGTGTCTACATGTacataaaaaagacaaaaaaggactCCCTGATGTCACTGCCAGGTATTTTAGTATTGCTAGAATCGAGAGTAGAAATGAgtgatgtatttaaaatgtgatgCTTCTTTTATATGCATTGTAATCAACTGCAATTCCTGCATCTTAAcacaaaagtaaacaaacatCTGAAGGACAGTTAACATAATGTAGGGCAAAAACAGAAAGAAGTATCAATTTGATTACAGtttgagtaattgagggttaaggatcttgctctggggtccaacagtggcaacgtagcggtgctggggcttgaaccgacaccTCAACCACTGATCTACCAAATATTTCAGtctaaaccacacacacattactcaCCTTCACATATTCTCTCTCTAACATGAATTTGATGATGTCTGTGATGGATTCCTTAATGTCTGCAGACAGAGTCTAAaagacacaacacacactgttaaGACTCGGTACTCCGTCAGACTTCAGGAAGCAGAACTCTATAACGCTGTGTACCTTCTTGCGCAGTTTTCTGAACAGCGGCTTTAAATAAGACTCGGTCTGTTTCTGAGTGGCGCTGGCCAGCTTGCCCTGTACACTCCGTTTGACGTGGTCCTCTCTGCTGTTTAGGTCTTTAGCCCACACACCCAGCaagaactgcacacacacaaacacacatgaatggctagaaataatataaaaactactggctattatgtgtgtaaaaggattaatgttttaaattggTTATTTACTCATTGAACACAAACGTACCCGCATCACTTTGTCTATTATATCCATATCTTTAATATCGTTTCCCGTGCCGAGAGATTTACCCAGAGCCTGCAAGTAATAGAacatattataattaatatgttaatttattaataacgtAATAAAATGCACTACATATGCTGTTATAGGtccaacatacactatatagccaaaagtatttggacacctgaccatgagcttgttggacttttTCAAAAACagatagtattattattattattataataattagggcagtgatagctcagtggttaaggtactggactagtaatcaaggttgccggttcaagcctcaacaCCACCaaaaagccactgttgggccccttagcaaggcccttaaccctcaactgtttaaaaaaattgtgttcagtcataattgtaagtcgctttggataaaagcgtctgctaaatgccaaaaatgtaagatgtatatgtaaattattattatttattagaattttaacgtcatgttttacactttgg from Trichomycterus rosablanca isolate fTriRos1 chromosome 11, fTriRos1.hap1, whole genome shotgun sequence includes the following:
- the prpf18 gene encoding pre-mRNA-splicing factor 18 isoform X1 codes for the protein MDFLKAEIARKRKFLEEKQLVDDKKKFFKRDELARMEKDEYYRRCGYKLEKNKEDEEQAPTTSSNPVLELELTEEKLPMTLSRQEVIRRLRERGEPIRLFGETDYEAFQRLRKIEILAPEVNKGLRNDLKAAMDKIDQQYLNEIVGGQESVDPNTQDDLKVHEENTTIEELEALGKSLGTGNDIKDMDIIDKVMRFLLGVWAKDLNSREDHVKRSVQGKLASATQKQTESYLKPLFRKLRKKTLSADIKESITDIIKFMLEREYVKANDAYLQMAIGNAPWPIGVTMVGIHARTGREKIFSKHVAHVLNDETQRKYIQGLKRLMTICQKHFITDPSKCVEYKAL